Proteins co-encoded in one Acinetobacter lwoffii genomic window:
- a CDS encoding TonB-dependent receptor plug domain-containing protein: MSLHCQPTALVGAIALALGFTSSVHAAEQKVAKASLDTIVITASRSEQNIENVPARISIIEPVILEQSPLKALPDLLKTDPSINVVQSGGYGQQTSIFLRGTNSNQVLVLRDGVRLNTATTGAASIPFLDTTDLKQIEVLKGPASVLYGTDAIGGVVQFVTKTPEKTSAFVTGEIGENQTYKSIIGADLAENGVYAQIRGQVLETDGTPVFNINDNRDYSYDQKGYSAKFGIEKERYATSLDYSQNSGNVQYSNWGAFSSQDFENKIVNLKGRINPTQATEINARLSQFKDDLDQVTSSSFVHSTTQEAEIYGKWNFTAAQNVLLGITQRNTDAKTQAIDEDINSTGYYIQHQYQTNSLSTQMGVRVEDNEKFGSHTVAQGGIRYQLLPNTSIYTNIGSAFKAPTLNDMYAFGGNDQLKPEESISYEMGIDQKLPLNILVGASAFYTEVDNLINSECIIDCGEEWLPTTVYQNQNIDEAKMTGGELTAQWAKDQFFINAGYTYVKTEDTKQNSELLRRPRQSFTVSTGLQNADYGLSAALVAKSKAKDFSRDIPGYARVDLNAYWNINPTVKLFTNIENVGDVKYKTVHSAGDQYYVNGGRLASAGITFKY, from the coding sequence ATGTCACTTCATTGTCAACCTACTGCCTTAGTAGGTGCGATCGCACTTGCGTTGGGTTTTACTTCATCTGTCCATGCCGCCGAGCAAAAAGTTGCAAAAGCATCTTTAGATACCATTGTGATCACGGCATCACGCAGCGAACAAAATATTGAAAATGTACCAGCGCGTATTTCGATTATTGAACCTGTAATTCTTGAGCAATCACCTCTTAAAGCACTACCAGATTTACTCAAAACAGACCCAAGTATTAATGTCGTGCAATCGGGTGGTTATGGCCAGCAAACTTCTATTTTTTTACGCGGTACCAATTCCAATCAAGTTTTAGTACTACGTGATGGTGTTCGTTTAAATACAGCCACCACAGGTGCAGCGTCTATTCCTTTTTTAGACACCACTGATCTTAAACAAATTGAAGTCTTAAAAGGCCCTGCGTCTGTGCTTTATGGTACAGACGCAATTGGTGGTGTAGTGCAGTTTGTAACAAAAACGCCTGAAAAAACGAGTGCCTTTGTAACAGGTGAAATTGGTGAGAATCAAACCTACAAATCAATTATTGGGGCTGACTTGGCAGAAAATGGGGTGTATGCGCAGATTCGCGGTCAAGTTTTAGAAACTGACGGCACACCTGTATTCAATATCAATGACAACCGTGACTACAGTTATGATCAAAAAGGCTATAGTGCAAAATTCGGTATTGAAAAAGAGCGTTATGCAACATCACTCGATTACAGTCAAAATTCAGGAAATGTCCAATACAGTAATTGGGGTGCATTTTCCAGCCAAGATTTTGAAAATAAAATTGTAAACTTAAAAGGTCGTATTAACCCAACACAAGCCACTGAAATTAATGCACGTCTATCTCAGTTTAAAGATGACTTAGATCAGGTCACATCAAGCAGCTTTGTACATAGCACCACGCAAGAAGCAGAAATCTATGGCAAATGGAATTTCACAGCAGCACAAAATGTTTTACTGGGCATTACCCAGCGTAATACCGATGCAAAAACCCAGGCTATTGATGAAGATATTAATTCAACAGGCTACTATATTCAGCATCAGTATCAGACAAATAGCTTAAGCACTCAGATGGGTGTGCGTGTCGAAGATAACGAAAAATTTGGCTCACATACCGTTGCACAAGGTGGTATCCGTTATCAATTGCTCCCTAATACCAGCATTTATACCAATATTGGTTCAGCATTTAAGGCACCGACTTTAAATGATATGTATGCTTTTGGCGGCAATGATCAACTGAAGCCTGAAGAAAGCATTTCGTATGAAATGGGGATAGATCAAAAACTTCCATTAAATATTTTAGTAGGTGCTTCCGCTTTCTATACGGAAGTCGATAATTTAATTAATTCGGAATGTATTATTGATTGTGGAGAAGAGTGGCTTCCAACTACTGTTTACCAAAACCAAAACATTGATGAAGCCAAGATGACTGGCGGCGAATTGACGGCACAATGGGCAAAAGATCAGTTCTTTATTAATGCCGGTTACACTTATGTCAAAACTGAAGATACGAAACAGAATTCAGAGCTATTACGTCGCCCTCGTCAGTCATTCACTGTATCGACAGGTCTACAAAATGCCGATTACGGTTTAAGTGCTGCACTGGTAGCAAAATCGAAAGCGAAGGACTTTAGTCGTGATATTCCAGGTTATGCACGTGTTGACTTAAATGCATATTGGAATATTAATCCAACAGTTAAACTGTTTACTAACATTGAAAATGTCGGTGATGTGAAATACAAAACTGTGCATAGCGCTGGCGACCAGTACTATGTGAACGGTGGCCGTC